The [Limnothrix rosea] IAM M-220 genome includes the window GTCTATCAAGAATGGGTTGCGGATCTCGAAACGCCAGTCTCTGCGTGGTACAAAGTTTGTGCGGATCATCCCTATAATTTTTTGCTGGAATCGGTAGAGGGCGGCGAAAACATCAGCCGCTATAGTTTTTTGGGTTGTGATCCGGTTTGGATTTTAGAAAATAAAGGCGATCGCACGGTTCAGAAATTTCGCGATGGCAAAGAGGCAGAATTTACAGGCAATCCCTTTGACGTTTTAAAAAATTGTTTAGCAACCATTCATCCCGTTAAATTGCCAGAACTACCGTCGGGTATCGGTGGCTTGTTTGGGATGTGGGGCTACGAGCTGATGCAGTGGATCGAATCCCGCGTTCCGGTTTACGATCGCCAAGCCGATGATTTGCCCGATGGCCTCTGGATGCAAGTCGATAATCTGATTATTTTTGACCAGGTAAAACGCAAGATCTGGGCAATTACCTATGCGGATTTGCGTGATGGTAATTCTGTCGAAGAAGCTTATCAAAATGCCTGCGATCGCGTTACGAAGCTCGTGCTAAAGCTAAAATTACCCCTGCCAGTGGCCGCAAAACCCTTGGAGTGGGCAGACTCGAAAACCCAGGATCCCCTCGTCTATGACAGCAATACCAGCAAAGAGTTGTTTTGTCACAATGTCAAAACCGCCAAAGAACACATTAAAGCTGGTGATATTTTTCAGGTCGTCCTTTCCCAGCGGCTGAAAACCCAGTACGATGGCCATCCCTTTGATCTGTATCGCTCACTGCGTCTGATTAATCCCTCTCCCTATATGTCTTTTTATAATTTTGGCCATTGGCAGCTAATTGGCTCTAGCCCGGAAATTATGGTGAAAGCGGAGCAAACACCAGAAGGGACATTGGAGGCTATGGTGCGCCCGATCGCCGGCACTCGTCCCCGTGGCAAAACCCACGCCGAAGATCTCGCCTATGAAAAAGATTTATTGGCAGATCCCAAGGAGATTGCAGAACATGTGATGCTCGTGGATCTCGGTCGTAATGATTTGGGGCGCGTCTGTAAAAAAGGCTCTGTGACAGTGGGGGATCTGATGGTAATCGAACGCTATTCCCACGTTATGCACATTGTCAGTAATGTGGTTGGCGAACTAGATCCAGAGCAGTCGGCATGGGACTTGTTACAGGCTTGTTTTCCTGCGGGCACGGTAAGTGGTGCGCCGAAAATCCGTGCACTAGAGATTATTAATGACCTAGAACCGGAGCGACGGGGCCCTTATTCGGGAGTTTATGGTTACTACGATTTTGAAGGCCAGTTAAATACGGCGATTACGATCCGCACGATGATTGTGCGCTCCCAAGGCAATGGCCATGATGTGTTTGTGCAGGCGGGGGCGGGTATTGTGGCGGATTCTGAGCCGGAGCGGGAATACCAAGAAACCCTCGATAAAGCGCGGGGTATGCTAGAGGCGATTCGCTGTTTGCAGGCTTAGGTTTTAACTTGACCTAATTTGGTGCTTTCTCGGTGGGACGAATAATGCCGAATACGGAGGTGTAGCCGTGTAAAAATGTGCTATTCCCGACTGGCCCAATTTCCCCATTGCAGAAGAAGCCGCCAATGTTGGGATTAGGCAGATAAGAGGCTAATTTATTGGCATCGAAGTTCAACTCGCCATACAGACCTTTGCCGCGTCCCATACAGGAAAACATCAGCACGCCGAAGGGTTCTTTAAAGTCAGTTTT containing:
- the trpE gene encoding anthranilate synthase component I, with the protein product MIFPDFEQFCHLSEQGNFIPVYQEWVADLETPVSAWYKVCADHPYNFLLESVEGGENISRYSFLGCDPVWILENKGDRTVQKFRDGKEAEFTGNPFDVLKNCLATIHPVKLPELPSGIGGLFGMWGYELMQWIESRVPVYDRQADDLPDGLWMQVDNLIIFDQVKRKIWAITYADLRDGNSVEEAYQNACDRVTKLVLKLKLPLPVAAKPLEWADSKTQDPLVYDSNTSKELFCHNVKTAKEHIKAGDIFQVVLSQRLKTQYDGHPFDLYRSLRLINPSPYMSFYNFGHWQLIGSSPEIMVKAEQTPEGTLEAMVRPIAGTRPRGKTHAEDLAYEKDLLADPKEIAEHVMLVDLGRNDLGRVCKKGSVTVGDLMVIERYSHVMHIVSNVVGELDPEQSAWDLLQACFPAGTVSGAPKIRALEIINDLEPERRGPYSGVYGYYDFEGQLNTAITIRTMIVRSQGNGHDVFVQAGAGIVADSEPEREYQETLDKARGMLEAIRCLQA